Within the Salvia hispanica cultivar TCC Black 2014 chromosome 4, UniMelb_Shisp_WGS_1.0, whole genome shotgun sequence genome, the region TACGTTGATAAGATATCGAATCCGATGTTCAAATGTTCTGGATTCAAGAGTTTATGACTCCGAGCACTATTGTGAACATTTTAGGGAATGGTTGAATCAGTAAATTAGTTACTCTTGAATTTGAGTTAGCATCATTTGGATAAGCCGTTCATGGAGGTTTCTGGCGATTAATATGACTTAAGTGCATACTTGAAAATATTATaggataaaatgaaataaacataCCCTTGCTTGTTTTGAGTGAGTAGTAATCTGGTTAGTGGAGCAGGATGAGGATTCTGAAGAATATGGGAACGAAATGGTATCATCTACGGCGATTGCAGATACCATAAAATCTCGTACTGAAGCACTTTTGAGGGAGACCAAAACGGCTGTTTCAGCTAAGCCCATTGTTATGAGAGTGGAATATGCACATTGTCCTAACCTTACCATTATAGATACTCCAGGTTTTATTCTCAAGGTACACAGGGTAActtgaatatttatatgaaaggtttcttttgtttatgttcGCAGCTTATTTCCTGATGTTGTTTAACAGGCAAAGAAGGGTGAACCAGAGAGTACACCCGATGATATTTTGTCGATGGTCAAATCTTTGGCTAGTCCACCTCATCGCATTATTCTATTCCTTCAACAGAGTAGTGTTGAATGGTGTTCATCTTTGTGGTTGGACTCAATACGTGAGCTAGATCCAACCTTCAAGCGCACATTTGTTGTTGTCTCCAAATTTGATAACCGACTCAAGGTATGTTACGTATTTTGTAGGATTAGTTTTAGAGAAGAAAAGGGAATAAATAGTTTTAGAGTGCGCTTCTATGTCTTGAGTTAGTCAATTTTTCTCCCTCCTTTACTTCTTTGTTGCCAATATAATGGAAAACTTGAGAAAGATGAGTAAACCTTTGAGTTTGCAGGAGTTCAGTGACCGTTGGGAAGTGGACAGCTATTTAAGTGCGGGTGGATACCTTGGGGAGAACACTCGACCCTTTTTTGTTGCTCTTCCAAAGGATAAAAGTATAGTGTCAAATGATGAGTTTCGTAGGAAAATATCTCAGGTAGATACAGAAGTGATACACCATTTACGTGATGCAGTCAAAGGTGGATTTGATGAAGACAAGTACAGATCCCACATAGGTTTTGGCTGTCTTAGGGATTATTTAGAATCTGAACTACAGAAGAGGTATAAAGAGGCTGCCCCTTCTACATTGGCCTTACTAGAACAACGTTGTAGTGAGGTAACCGCTGAGTTGACTAGAATGGAGGTCAAAATACAGGGAACTTCTGATGTCGCGCACCTTCGCAGATCTGCTATGTTGCATACCGCATCTCTGAGCAACCATCTGGTGTATATTCTAACTTAATATTAGGAATGTTTCAATTTTGCAAATTGAGCCTCATTGCTCAGATGTTGATTTGTTTGTAAAGATTGTGACTATATTTATTGTAATCCTTGAAGGAATCACTTCTTGATGGAGCAGCTGATCCAGCACCAGAACAATGGGGGAAAACaacagaagaagaaaaactTGAGAGTGGTATAGGTGGTTGGCCTGGTGTTAGCACAGATACAAAGCCTCCCAATTCAACTCTTCGTCTTTATGGTGGCGCTGCATTTGAAAGAGTAATCCATGAGTTTCGCATGGCCACCTATTCTATGGAATGCCCAGTAGTGTCAAGAGAGAAGGTGCATATCATCAACGCAAAATagtttttagaaaaaatatttatgttaagAATTCCTTCCCTGGTTATTTGGCAGGTGGCAAATATCTTACTTGCACATGCTGGCCGGAATGGGAGTAGAGGAGTTTCAGAGGCTGCTGCAGAGATTGCTCGTACTGCAGCTAAGTTGTGGCTTGCTCCTCTTCTGGACACAGCATGTGACCGCCTTGCTTTTGTCTTATGTAATCTTTTTGATATTGCCATTGAGAGAAACCGCCATCATCACACAGGATGTAAGTTTAGAACCACAAAATTTGATCAGTTCATAGTTTCTTAATGGCAAATTTATTCTATGGTCGCTCTATGGAGTTCAATACGTACATGTTTATCACCTTGCAATACGCAATTGTTGGTTGTTGCTATTAGATAGTATGATCAAGGATATAGTGTCCCCCAACATAATGGTTATGCTCAGTTAAAAAAACTAGCATCTTCCAGCACTCATTGATTATATATACCCCTAAACctttattttatagtttagacttctaaaattatttactttttaaaaaaaagttgcatgttttaatataatcattttcCCTCCCTAAAACAACTATTCTGTAATTCATATGCCCCTTTCTCCTCTTAGGAAACAAGAGCAAAGATCTAGTTTTAGCTGATTACATGACTTACTCATTTCATTTGCCTTAATTTTGTTAAGATGGTCTGCAAGCTGGAGACATGGACGGGTTTGTTGGTTTCCTTGCTGCTTTGAGACACTCTTACTACAGCTTTGTAAAGGATCTTGCCAAGCAATGCAAACAAGTAGTTCGGCACCATCTGGATTCAGTCACAAGTCCATACTCTCTGATTTGCTACGACAGTGACCTCTCTGGGAGTTTCAGTTCCGGTGTAAACTCTATGTACCGTGGAAATAAAGTCCAAACTAGCTCATTTGCTTTTGATCTGTCAGATGGAGGGCATATAGCTCGTCGAGAAATTATTGACCAGCCAGAAAACATCCCCCCAGGAAAAGATGAGACGACTCCAGGAAAAATGATTGAATCTAGGGAAGTCCTAAAAGAATGTCAGATGACTGTGCCTGAGACCCCATCACCTGATCAACCATGTGATGGAAACTACGTGGTAAAGAAAGAACCCAGTAATTGTGTTGAAGTTGGAGCAAGGAAACGGCAAGCTAGAATTGCAGGCAATAACAAGAATTTGGCTCACTTCAGAACCCAAAATGGCGGTGTCCTGTTTTCTGGTGGAACAGGTTCAGGATCTGTATACACAGAGATATGTTCATGTGCTGCTCAACATTTTGCTGGAATTCGTGAAGTTCTGGTTGAGAGGGGTGTGGCATCAAGTTTAAACTCAGGATTCCTCACACCTTGGTAACGTAACTCTTTCACTATATTTATTAAGCTATAGTATCCCCCATGTTTTTTGCTGATAGCATTTTACTCTTTCGATTCAAAATGCAGTTTTTGTTCACATTTTTCTGATTGACATAAGTTCTTTGCTCTAATGCAGTCGCGAGAGGCTTATGGTTGTGCTCGGATTGGATTTGTTTGCTGTTACTGATGTGAAATTCATGGACATGTTCGTTGCACCTGAAGTTATTGATATGCTTCAGAACGAAAAGCAATCACTCCAAAAGCGCCAGAAAACACTGCATTCCTGCTTGAACGAGTTCAAGAACGTTGCCAGATCACTGTGACAGAAACATCTCAAACTCTCCCCACAGTGAACTCTTAGTTTGCTAAAGGTATGTAGTTTGATCGAAGTCGCTTGATGCTGTCCAAACTTCTGATTTCACAACTGGTGAAATGATCATATGCAATAGAGTAGGTCCGACCTTTCTGTTTTGAAACAAATGGATTGCATTGTTAGTCTACTGGctttatctcatttttaactaaataaacatattaaaatagCTATTTTGATATGATAATAATATGTGTATTATTAATGTGCATGTATGTGGCACGTCTGGGATAGTTGGAATTACAAATTCCATAGACGGCTCCCCAACCGCAAAACGCGTCTCCTCATTCCAACACCATTCCCATTTCG harbors:
- the LOC125218886 gene encoding dynamin-related protein 5A, whose protein sequence is MATDGSRDFLTSASKTPSAEKSASRKQRQQHQAMDTSNKRRFEAYNRLQAAAVAFGEKLPIPEIVALGGQSDGKSSLLEALLGFRFNVREVEMGTRRPLILQMIHDSNALEPRCRFQDEDSEEYGNEMVSSTAIADTIKSRTEALLRETKTAVSAKPIVMRVEYAHCPNLTIIDTPGFILKAKKGEPESTPDDILSMVKSLASPPHRIILFLQQSSVEWCSSLWLDSIRELDPTFKRTFVVVSKFDNRLKEFSDRWEVDSYLSAGGYLGENTRPFFVALPKDKSIVSNDEFRRKISQVDTEVIHHLRDAVKGGFDEDKYRSHIGFGCLRDYLESELQKRYKEAAPSTLALLEQRCSEVTAELTRMEVKIQGTSDVAHLRRSAMLHTASLSNHLESLLDGAADPAPEQWGKTTEEEKLESGIGGWPGVSTDTKPPNSTLRLYGGAAFERVIHEFRMATYSMECPVVSREKVANILLAHAGRNGSRGVSEAAAEIARTAAKLWLAPLLDTACDRLAFVLCNLFDIAIERNRHHHTGYGLQAGDMDGFVGFLAALRHSYYSFVKDLAKQCKQVVRHHLDSVTSPYSLICYDSDLSGSFSSGVNSMYRGNKVQTSSFAFDLSDGGHIARREIIDQPENIPPGKDETTPGKMIESREVLKECQMTVPETPSPDQPCDGNYVVKKEPSNCVEVGARKRQARIAGNNKNLAHFRTQNGGVLFSGGTGSGSVYTEICSCAAQHFAGIREVLVERGVASSLNSGFLTPCRERLMVVLGLDLFAVTDVKFMDMFVAPEVIDMLQNEKQSLQKRQKTLHSCLNEFKNVARSL